A single genomic interval of Alphaproteobacteria bacterium harbors:
- a CDS encoding GXGXG motif-containing protein: MAGLKSQVERSYDMGLHTEQLRGRTQQRFFEADEAENLTYPDAPDVDFNKRAEFDAKDMSTADVNRKIRALMLEGHGTIVVKNPMARHSLGVGILNRLNLYFEGSLGYFGVGLIDGPNVRISGRVGWSCAENMMAGTVVIEKNAGSQFGAALRGGDLVCKGQVGARTGIDMKGGTIIVGKSTGAFSGFMMQRGRMVICGDAGANLGDSMYDGTIFVGGKIASLGVDAVPAELTDLDRSWLTRKLKQYDMVPAQGVDHFQKVVAGKQLWNYDNLEPAEKKLIL, from the coding sequence ATGGCAGGCCTGAAGAGCCAGGTTGAGCGCAGCTATGACATGGGGCTGCATACCGAGCAGCTCCGCGGTCGCACGCAGCAGCGCTTTTTCGAGGCCGACGAGGCCGAGAACCTCACCTATCCCGATGCGCCGGACGTCGACTTCAACAAGCGCGCCGAGTTCGACGCCAAGGACATGTCGACCGCGGACGTCAATAGGAAGATCCGCGCGCTGATGCTGGAGGGGCACGGCACCATCGTGGTCAAGAACCCGATGGCGCGGCATTCGCTCGGCGTCGGCATCCTCAACCGGCTCAACCTCTATTTCGAGGGCAGCCTGGGCTATTTCGGCGTCGGCCTGATCGACGGTCCGAACGTGCGCATCTCCGGCCGGGTCGGCTGGTCCTGCGCCGAGAACATGATGGCCGGCACCGTCGTCATCGAGAAGAACGCCGGCTCGCAGTTCGGCGCCGCCCTGCGCGGCGGCGACCTGGTCTGCAAGGGCCAGGTCGGCGCGCGCACCGGCATCGACATGAAGGGCGGCACCATCATCGTCGGCAAGTCGACCGGCGCCTTCTCCGGCTTCATGATGCAGCGCGGGCGCATGGTGATCTGCGGCGACGCGGGCGCCAATCTGGGCGATTCGATGTACGACGGCACCATCTTCGTCGGCGGCAAGATCGCCTCGCTCGGCGTCGACGCGGTGCCGGCAGAGCTGACCGACCTCGACCGGTCGTGGCTGACCCGCAAGCTGAAGCAGTACGACATGGTTCCGGCGCAGGGCGTCGACCATTTCCAGAAGGTCGTCGCCGGCAAGCAGCTGTGGAACTACGACAACCTCGAGCCGGCCGAGAAGAAGCTCATTCTCTAG
- a CDS encoding FAD-binding oxidoreductase produces MALPSHCRYVIIGAGIHGLSTAMHLAKGLKARGSGGGADIVVLDKAGIAAGASGIACGVIRNNYYQPAMRELMAHSVSVWESDPEAYHYHPVGYMQISPEVMHAQVATIFEQQRAIGYDSDFIEGDKACTAYMKEILSDWRAQGITSVLHEKKGGYANNTASMYGLAKKAEDEGVRIVTGVKVVGFKTGNGSGAVSAVETDKGSIACDHVVIGAGPWVKSLWDMLELPKTVDIKGPDGQMLRDVPMWKYWSLQEGTLGVDPELQKTNDGRMPPVIHVDTDAPLYSDVDGSLITDKLWGIYYKPDFNFGGVQGGAMPFPVERPADEVAVDPYGPDSPEFIVDDHFAHMWCSALAHCQERFSGQIGRYKKEPSGGIGCFTPDSFPVFDVFRENVHVIADSNHGYKMIGVGQLVADEILGGPSRLLEPFRFSRFAEGKLHPTSNSPFPWS; encoded by the coding sequence ATGGCGCTGCCATCCCACTGCCGTTACGTGATCATCGGGGCCGGCATCCACGGCCTCAGCACGGCCATGCATCTGGCCAAGGGGCTGAAGGCGCGCGGCAGCGGCGGCGGGGCCGACATCGTGGTTCTGGACAAGGCCGGCATCGCGGCCGGCGCGTCCGGCATCGCCTGCGGCGTGATCCGCAACAACTACTACCAGCCGGCGATGCGCGAGCTGATGGCCCATTCGGTCTCGGTGTGGGAGAGCGATCCGGAGGCCTATCACTATCACCCGGTCGGCTACATGCAGATCAGCCCGGAGGTGATGCACGCGCAGGTCGCCACCATCTTCGAGCAGCAGCGCGCGATCGGCTACGACAGCGACTTCATCGAGGGCGACAAGGCCTGCACCGCCTACATGAAGGAGATTCTCAGCGACTGGCGCGCCCAGGGCATCACCAGCGTGCTGCACGAGAAGAAGGGCGGCTACGCCAACAACACCGCCTCGATGTACGGCCTGGCCAAGAAGGCCGAGGACGAGGGCGTGCGCATCGTCACCGGCGTCAAGGTGGTCGGCTTCAAGACCGGCAACGGCAGCGGCGCGGTGAGCGCGGTCGAGACCGACAAGGGCAGCATCGCCTGCGACCACGTGGTGATCGGCGCCGGCCCCTGGGTGAAGAGCCTGTGGGACATGCTGGAGCTGCCGAAGACGGTCGACATCAAGGGCCCCGACGGCCAGATGCTGCGCGACGTGCCGATGTGGAAATACTGGAGCCTGCAGGAGGGCACGCTGGGCGTCGACCCGGAGCTGCAGAAGACCAACGACGGCCGCATGCCGCCGGTGATCCACGTCGACACCGACGCGCCGCTCTATTCCGACGTCGACGGCTCGCTGATCACCGACAAGCTGTGGGGCATCTACTACAAGCCCGACTTCAACTTCGGCGGCGTGCAGGGCGGCGCGATGCCGTTCCCGGTCGAGCGCCCGGCCGACGAGGTCGCGGTCGACCCCTACGGTCCGGATTCGCCGGAATTCATCGTCGACGACCACTTCGCGCACATGTGGTGCTCGGCGCTGGCCCACTGCCAGGAACGCTTCTCCGGCCAGATCGGCCGTTACAAGAAGGAGCCGTCCGGCGGCATCGGCTGCTTCACGCCCGACAGCTTCCCGGTGTTCGACGTGTTCCGCGAGAACGTCCACGTCATCGCCGACTCCAACCACGGCTACAAGATGATCGGCGTCGGCCAGCTGGTCGCCGACGAGATCCTGGGTGGGCCGAGCCGGCTGCTGGAACCGTTCCGTTTCAGCCGCTTCGCCGAAGGCAAGCTGCACCCGACCTCGAACAGTCCGTTCCCCTGGAGCTGA
- a CDS encoding TMEM165/GDT1 family protein: protein MESLLVSTGVVALAEIGDKTQLLALLLCARFRAPLPILAGILIATVANHALAALLGTAVGDWLQSEALQWGLGAGFVLMGLWTLKPDRLDGDSAGPADRYGAFLTTLVAFFLVEIGDKTQVATMALAARFQDIAMVTVGTTLGMMAANAPVVALGGFAADRLPLRTIRLAAAALFGALGALVCLEAAGVALF from the coding sequence ATGGAAAGCCTGCTCGTCTCGACCGGCGTCGTCGCCCTGGCCGAGATCGGCGACAAGACCCAGTTGCTGGCGCTGCTGCTGTGCGCGCGCTTCCGCGCGCCGCTGCCGATCCTCGCCGGCATCCTGATCGCCACCGTCGCCAACCATGCGCTGGCTGCCCTGCTTGGCACCGCCGTCGGCGACTGGCTGCAGAGCGAGGCGTTGCAGTGGGGGCTCGGTGCCGGTTTCGTCCTGATGGGCCTGTGGACCCTGAAACCCGACCGGCTGGACGGCGACTCGGCAGGCCCGGCCGACCGCTACGGCGCCTTCCTGACCACCCTGGTCGCGTTCTTTCTGGTCGAGATCGGCGACAAGACCCAGGTCGCCACCATGGCGCTGGCCGCCCGCTTCCAGGACATCGCGATGGTCACGGTCGGCACAACGCTCGGCATGATGGCGGCCAACGCGCCGGTGGTCGCGCTGGGCGGCTTCGCCGCCGACCGGCTGCCGCTGCGCACGATCAGGCTGGCCGCCGCCGCGCTGTTCGGGGCGCTGGGCGCCCTGGTCTGCCTCGAGGCGGCGGGCGTCGCCCTGTTCTGA
- a CDS encoding glutamine amidotransferase, with protein sequence MCGIAGLIHRNGKSADIGAEMTSMLQALKHRGPDSTGFAVYGVPDDDYLVMRFKVAEQEDLVKGLAIHEEVKRRRKEVDQRLEALGVAIASTDDATEYAFRYVMKYDGDLKKLAQHVEDVPGAEILSLGRGLELIKDLGDAGTVAGQYGLGKFRGTHGIGHTRMATESAVDIRSAHPYWAYPYSDISVVHNGQLTNYWTKRRELERKGQRFMSNCDSELLAVYTADKLENGYSLEDSLRQSVEELDGVFTYLVATADSLGMAKDVMAAKPMVLYESDDAVALASEEIAIRRIFPQEIDTFDPYDGEVRVWQA encoded by the coding sequence ATGTGCGGCATTGCCGGACTGATCCATCGCAATGGCAAGAGCGCCGACATCGGCGCCGAGATGACGTCGATGCTGCAGGCGCTGAAGCATCGCGGGCCGGACAGCACCGGTTTTGCGGTCTACGGCGTGCCGGACGACGACTATCTGGTCATGCGCTTCAAGGTCGCCGAGCAGGAGGACCTGGTGAAGGGCCTGGCCATCCACGAGGAGGTCAAGCGCCGCCGCAAGGAGGTCGACCAGCGGCTGGAGGCCCTCGGCGTGGCGATCGCCTCGACCGACGACGCCACCGAATACGCCTTCCGCTACGTGATGAAGTACGACGGCGACCTGAAGAAGCTGGCCCAGCATGTCGAAGACGTGCCGGGGGCGGAGATCCTGTCGCTCGGCCGCGGGCTGGAGCTGATCAAGGATCTGGGCGACGCCGGCACGGTGGCGGGCCAGTACGGGCTCGGCAAGTTCCGTGGCACCCACGGCATCGGCCACACCCGGATGGCGACCGAATCGGCGGTCGACATCCGCTCCGCCCATCCCTACTGGGCCTACCCCTATTCCGACATCTCGGTGGTCCACAACGGCCAGCTGACCAACTACTGGACCAAGCGCCGCGAGCTGGAGCGCAAGGGCCAGCGCTTCATGTCCAACTGCGATTCCGAGCTGCTGGCGGTCTACACCGCCGACAAGCTGGAGAACGGCTACAGCCTGGAGGACTCGCTGCGCCAGTCGGTCGAGGAGCTGGATGGCGTCTTCACCTATCTGGTCGCGACCGCGGACTCGCTGGGCATGGCCAAGGACGTGATGGCCGCGAAGCCGATGGTGCTCTACGAGAGCGACGATGCAGTGGCGCTGGCCTCGGAGGAGATCGCGATCCGCCGCATCTTTCCGCAGGAAATCGACACCTTCGACCCATATGACGGGGAGGTCCGGGTATGGCAGGCCTGA
- a CDS encoding amidohydrolase family protein, protein MNDLLLTNARIIDGSGGAPFDGDILVEDGTIAQVRPANVAAIGGDRLARVDCGGRTVMPGMVEAHCHISFDNITSFEGTIMTPVEDQALVSLKNAQLLLQRGFTSLFSAAAAKPRLDVAVRDAIEAGHFVGPRIRACSQEITPSGNLGDANTNYLTLPRAIAFTVIADGADAFTEAGRLAARDGVDTLKVNVSGDRDYGRMHAYSTVTVITDAELAALVAVAKPRNMMVAAHCTSSDGVKMCIRHGVDVIYHAVFADAEARDMLEAAKDRVFVAPTIGFPWSQINRHREFGLPMPPRKLALLQEELATLIDCMSDLRKRGVRILPGGDYGAGITNPIGTNARDLEHFVGLLGFTPMEALVAATRLGGELMGEPERIGRLAPGAHADLLVVDGDPLDDIRILQDPDRLSAVMIGGRFARYEMPQAPQGLRVSA, encoded by the coding sequence ATGAACGATCTGCTGCTGACCAACGCGCGCATCATCGACGGCTCCGGCGGCGCGCCCTTCGACGGCGACATCCTGGTCGAGGACGGCACGATCGCCCAGGTGCGCCCGGCCAACGTCGCCGCGATCGGCGGCGACCGGCTGGCGCGGGTCGACTGCGGCGGCCGCACCGTGATGCCGGGCATGGTCGAGGCGCACTGCCACATCTCGTTCGACAACATCACCTCGTTCGAGGGCACGATCATGACCCCGGTCGAGGACCAGGCGCTGGTCTCGCTGAAGAACGCGCAATTGCTGCTGCAGCGCGGCTTCACCAGCCTGTTCAGCGCCGCGGCGGCCAAGCCGCGGCTCGACGTCGCCGTGCGCGACGCGATCGAGGCCGGCCATTTCGTCGGCCCGCGCATCCGCGCCTGCAGCCAGGAGATCACGCCCTCCGGCAACCTGGGCGACGCCAATACCAACTACCTGACGCTGCCGCGCGCGATCGCCTTCACCGTGATCGCCGACGGCGCGGACGCCTTCACCGAGGCCGGGCGGCTGGCGGCGCGCGACGGCGTCGACACGCTGAAGGTCAACGTCTCCGGCGACCGCGACTATGGCCGTATGCACGCCTACAGCACGGTCACCGTGATCACCGACGCCGAGCTTGCGGCGCTGGTCGCGGTGGCCAAGCCGCGCAACATGATGGTGGCGGCGCACTGCACCAGTTCCGACGGCGTCAAGATGTGCATCCGCCACGGCGTCGACGTGATCTACCACGCCGTGTTCGCCGACGCGGAGGCGCGCGACATGCTGGAGGCGGCGAAGGACCGGGTGTTCGTCGCGCCGACCATCGGCTTCCCATGGTCGCAGATCAACCGGCACCGGGAATTCGGCCTGCCGATGCCGCCGCGCAAGCTCGCGCTGCTGCAGGAGGAGCTTGCAACGTTGATCGACTGCATGAGCGACCTGCGCAAGCGCGGCGTGCGCATCCTGCCCGGCGGCGACTACGGCGCCGGCATCACCAACCCGATCGGTACCAACGCCCGCGACCTGGAGCACTTCGTCGGCCTGCTCGGCTTCACGCCGATGGAGGCGCTCGTCGCCGCCACCCGACTGGGCGGCGAGCTGATGGGCGAGCCGGAGCGGATCGGCCGGCTCGCGCCGGGCGCCCATGCCGACCTGCTGGTCGTCGACGGCGACCCGCTGGACGACATCCGCATCCTGCAGGATCCGGACCGCCTGAGTGCGGTGATGATCGGCGGCCGTTTCGCCCGCTACGAGATGCCACAGGCGCCGCAGGGCCTGCGCGTCTCCGCCTGA
- a CDS encoding FMN-binding glutamate synthase family protein, producing MPVEQQPVPVEQPAAKKTKRNVNLLGRSFIFPPNVIDDIHIKAELGRYRMRGFSLFKKIPSWDDLTFLPGTLTRFVIEGYREKCETKTVLGPRAKRPLELDIPVYITGMSFGALSYEAKTALARGATMAGTATCSGEGGMIPDERRYSSKWYYQCIQSRYGFNPHHLRLADAVEFFIGQGCKVGLGGHLMGQKVTDQVAEMRSLPAGIDQRSPARHPDWLGPDDLALKIEEIREATDWQIPIQLKLGAARVYDDVRMAAKCDPDMIYIDGMEGGTGAGPHLATEETGVPGIAAIRQARRALDDVGKSGEISLIYAGGIRNGGDVAKAIALGADAVAIGHSALMALNCNKDIPEADYEKEVGVESGYCYHCHTGRCPVGVATQDPALRARLDPDEAAERVYNFLHTLTIECQMLARACGKTYVHSLEPEDLAALTMEASAMAGVPLAGTDYTVGVADYHHL from the coding sequence ATGCCCGTTGAACAGCAGCCGGTGCCTGTCGAGCAGCCAGCGGCGAAGAAGACGAAGCGCAACGTCAATCTGCTTGGCCGCAGCTTCATCTTCCCGCCGAACGTCATCGACGACATCCACATCAAGGCCGAGCTCGGCCGCTATCGCATGCGCGGCTTCAGCCTGTTCAAGAAGATCCCGAGCTGGGACGACCTGACCTTCCTGCCGGGCACGCTGACCCGCTTCGTGATCGAGGGCTATCGCGAGAAGTGCGAGACCAAGACCGTGCTGGGCCCGCGCGCCAAGCGACCGCTGGAGCTCGACATTCCGGTCTACATCACCGGCATGAGCTTCGGCGCGCTCAGCTACGAGGCCAAGACCGCGCTGGCCCGCGGCGCCACCATGGCCGGCACCGCCACCTGCTCCGGCGAGGGCGGCATGATCCCGGACGAGCGGCGCTATTCGTCGAAGTGGTACTACCAGTGCATCCAGTCGCGCTACGGCTTCAACCCGCACCACCTGCGGCTGGCCGACGCGGTGGAGTTCTTCATCGGCCAGGGCTGCAAGGTCGGCCTCGGCGGCCACCTGATGGGCCAGAAGGTCACCGACCAGGTCGCCGAGATGCGCTCGCTGCCCGCCGGCATCGACCAGCGCTCGCCGGCCCGCCATCCGGACTGGCTGGGCCCCGACGACTTGGCGCTGAAGATCGAGGAGATCCGCGAGGCGACCGACTGGCAGATCCCGATCCAGCTGAAGCTGGGCGCCGCCCGCGTCTATGACGACGTGCGCATGGCCGCCAAGTGCGACCCGGACATGATCTACATCGACGGCATGGAGGGCGGCACCGGCGCCGGCCCGCACCTGGCCACCGAGGAGACCGGTGTGCCGGGCATCGCCGCCATCCGCCAGGCGCGCCGCGCGCTCGACGACGTCGGCAAGTCCGGCGAGATCAGCCTGATCTACGCCGGCGGCATCCGCAACGGCGGCGACGTCGCCAAGGCGATCGCGCTCGGCGCCGACGCGGTGGCAATCGGCCACTCGGCCCTGATGGCGCTGAACTGCAACAAGGACATCCCAGAGGCCGACTACGAGAAGGAAGTCGGGGTCGAATCCGGCTATTGCTATCACTGTCACACCGGCCGCTGCCCGGTCGGCGTCGCCACGCAGGACCCGGCGCTGCGCGCGCGGCTCGACCCCGACGAGGCGGCGGAGCGCGTGTACAACTTCCTGCACACGCTGACCATCGAGTGCCAGATGCTGGCGCGGGCCTGCGGCAAGACCTACGTCCACAGCCTGGAGCCGGAGGATCTGGCCGCGCTGACCATGGAGGCGTCGGCGATGGCCGGCGTGCCGCTGGCTGGCACCGACTACACCGTCGGCGTCGCCGACTATCACCACCTCTAG
- a CDS encoding ammonium transporter, with translation MTDPNSALSVIFTEFYYWVTVALMFLIHVGFCMYEVGASRNKNKMHTLMKNTMLIPLVTVTFYLFGWWIYFAFPNGIPGITGDLPEAAATYLPWSENMGTHMQDRITGVFWAAFLLFSWTAASIVSGSVIERIRSGAFWIMAVLIGSVTWIIDAAWGWHPDGWMVTELGYHDAYASGVIHAIAGGAALGALIVLGPRVGRFKPDGTARVIPPNNPWLVTVGIFLIYTGFWGFYVACNVPIIDSDFIGSTAEGGATFYTATTIYLTPTTLSAITFNFLMSLSGGLMVGYLVSKGDAFWTYSLGLAGIITASAGNDLYHPIESMLVGGVGAWIAYKLHYWAERKFKFDDAVGAVAVHGYAGFAGLVIAGFLLWGHPATAGYHGEATPITPWGNTIGAIIMFFVLGFLPMFILAKILNAFGLLRVPRDVELAGLDFAANHTEALDQAEIEEATMAAVRAKN, from the coding sequence ATGACTGACCCGAATAGCGCGCTATCGGTCATCTTCACCGAGTTCTACTACTGGGTGACCGTGGCGCTGATGTTCCTCATCCATGTGGGCTTCTGCATGTATGAGGTCGGTGCATCGCGCAACAAGAACAAGATGCACACGCTGATGAAGAACACGATGCTGATCCCGCTGGTCACCGTCACGTTCTATCTGTTCGGCTGGTGGATCTATTTCGCGTTTCCCAACGGCATTCCCGGCATCACCGGCGACCTGCCCGAGGCGGCGGCGACCTATCTGCCATGGTCGGAAAACATGGGCACGCACATGCAGGACCGCATCACCGGCGTGTTCTGGGCGGCGTTCCTGCTGTTCTCTTGGACGGCGGCCTCGATCGTCTCCGGCTCGGTGATCGAGCGCATCCGCTCCGGCGCCTTCTGGATCATGGCGGTGCTGATCGGCTCGGTCACCTGGATCATCGACGCGGCCTGGGGCTGGCACCCGGACGGCTGGATGGTCACCGAGCTCGGCTATCACGACGCCTATGCCTCCGGCGTCATCCACGCCATCGCCGGCGGCGCCGCGTTGGGCGCGCTGATCGTGCTCGGCCCGCGTGTCGGCCGGTTCAAGCCGGACGGCACCGCGCGGGTGATCCCGCCGAACAATCCATGGCTGGTCACGGTCGGCATCTTCCTGATCTACACCGGCTTCTGGGGCTTCTATGTCGCCTGCAACGTGCCGATCATCGACAGCGACTTCATCGGCAGCACCGCAGAGGGCGGCGCCACCTTCTATACGGCGACCACGATCTATCTGACGCCCACCACCCTGTCGGCAATTACGTTCAACTTCCTGATGTCGCTGTCGGGCGGCCTGATGGTCGGCTATCTGGTGTCGAAGGGCGATGCCTTCTGGACCTATTCGCTGGGTCTGGCCGGCATCATCACGGCGTCGGCCGGCAACGACCTCTACCATCCGATCGAATCGATGCTGGTCGGCGGCGTCGGCGCCTGGATAGCCTACAAGCTGCACTACTGGGCCGAGCGCAAGTTCAAGTTCGACGACGCGGTCGGTGCGGTGGCGGTGCACGGCTATGCCGGTTTCGCCGGGCTGGTCATCGCCGGCTTCCTGCTGTGGGGCCATCCGGCGACGGCCGGCTACCACGGCGAGGCGACGCCGATCACGCCGTGGGGCAACACCATCGGCGCGATCATCATGTTCTTCGTGCTGGGCTTCCTGCCGATGTTCATCCTGGCCAAGATCCTCAACGCCTTCGGGCTGTTGCGCGTCCCGCGCGACGTTGAGCTGGCGGGCCTCGATTTCGCGGCCAATCACACGGAAGCGCTGGACCAGGCCGAGATCGAAGAGGCGACGATGGCCGCCGTCCGGGCCAAGAACTGA
- a CDS encoding iron-containing alcohol dehydrogenase, which translates to MSIDPATLKANWNYPTTIRFGPGRIAEIAAACRYAGIARPQIVTDPGLAGLPMIADAQARLAEAGMPAAVFADVQGNPVGANVEAGVAAFKAGGHDGVIAWGGGSALDAGKAVALMAGQTRSMWDFEDVGDNWKRVDADRVAPVVAVPTTAGTGSETGRASVITNVGADRKIVVFHPAMMPKCVVADPELTVGLPPHLTAATGMDAFAHCLEAYCAPGFHPMADGIAVEGVRLVKDWLPAAVRDGKDMAARAHMMVAASMGSTAFQKGLGAIHSLSHPCGSLFHTHHGLTNAVVMPYVLAYNRPVIEQRIGRLARYLGLDGSFDGFMRWVLDLRAEIAIPNTLAALKVDPAAVDRMAELAAIDPCAGGNPRHVGVAEHIHLYHAALNGDLKSAGWHA; encoded by the coding sequence ATGTCGATCGACCCCGCCACGCTGAAGGCCAACTGGAACTACCCGACGACGATCCGCTTCGGTCCCGGCCGGATCGCGGAGATCGCCGCCGCCTGCCGCTACGCCGGCATCGCGCGGCCGCAGATCGTCACCGACCCCGGGCTCGCCGGCCTGCCGATGATCGCCGACGCGCAGGCGCGGCTGGCCGAGGCCGGCATGCCGGCCGCGGTGTTCGCCGACGTGCAGGGCAACCCGGTCGGCGCCAATGTCGAGGCCGGGGTGGCGGCGTTCAAGGCCGGCGGCCATGACGGTGTGATCGCCTGGGGCGGCGGCAGCGCGCTGGACGCCGGCAAGGCGGTGGCGCTGATGGCCGGCCAGACGCGGTCGATGTGGGATTTCGAGGATGTCGGCGACAACTGGAAGCGGGTCGACGCGGACCGGGTGGCACCGGTGGTGGCGGTGCCGACCACGGCCGGCACCGGCTCCGAGACCGGCCGCGCCTCGGTGATCACCAATGTCGGGGCCGACCGCAAGATCGTCGTCTTCCACCCGGCGATGATGCCGAAATGCGTGGTCGCCGACCCCGAACTGACGGTCGGGCTGCCGCCGCACCTGACCGCGGCCACCGGCATGGACGCGTTCGCCCACTGCCTGGAGGCCTATTGCGCGCCGGGCTTCCACCCGATGGCCGACGGCATCGCGGTCGAAGGCGTGCGGCTGGTCAAGGACTGGCTGCCCGCGGCGGTCCGCGACGGCAAGGACATGGCCGCGCGCGCCCACATGATGGTCGCGGCCTCGATGGGCTCGACCGCGTTCCAGAAGGGCCTGGGCGCGATCCATTCGCTGTCCCACCCCTGCGGCTCGCTGTTCCACACCCACCACGGCCTGACCAATGCCGTGGTCATGCCCTATGTGCTGGCGTACAACCGGCCGGTCATCGAGCAGCGGATCGGGCGGCTGGCCCGCTATCTGGGTCTCGACGGCAGCTTCGACGGTTTCATGCGCTGGGTGCTCGACCTGCGCGCCGAGATCGCGATTCCGAACACGCTGGCCGCGCTCAAGGTCGACCCGGCCGCGGTCGACCGGATGGCGGAGTTGGCGGCGATCGACCCGTGCGCCGGTGGCAACCCGCGCCATGTCGGCGTCGCCGAGCACATCCACCTCTATCACGCCGCGCTCAACGGCGACCTGAAGAGCGCCGGCTGGCACGCCTGA
- a CDS encoding glutamine synthetase family protein, producing the protein MMDIEAFVQAEGRDEQVRQVREKIDALGIEYLYLQFVSVTGRIVGKGIPSDHWESVAEKGFQLVYGATVNLFTNRRGEYIGFGPQDKELVGIPEPETFCQLPWDKRVARLFCTLFRNREERQNPGAYLSADCRGNLKRIHDQFQRDHGGLHMRHGTEPEMMWLKKDENGRPNGGVTKPHCYHINQFEQLRPVYMKVIEYSKAMGLDMIQGDHEDAPGQLELNFTFDDPLRTADRLTTYRQVCAQVAREFNLIACFMTKPFMGVSASGCHHNISFWRGGEDKLNSLRNDPLPGMEEVFMYRRGGENTFMPDTDDPQMPGKVGLQVVGGIVAHLAALTAIGCSTVNSYRRLWDTGFWAPVFADWGYQNRTTGLRISAPGRFEYRAVDSMVNPHLMAAAIIKAADDGIRNDIDPGPPEDRNIYQAMEAGKQVRRLPMSLGDSLAALAKDDVIKSAMPGDMYRIYDEYKRDEWERFMHTTTEWDMNTYLDCLP; encoded by the coding sequence ATGATGGACATCGAGGCATTCGTCCAAGCCGAAGGGCGCGACGAGCAGGTCAGGCAGGTGCGCGAGAAGATCGACGCGCTCGGCATCGAGTATCTCTACCTGCAGTTCGTCTCGGTGACCGGCCGCATCGTCGGCAAGGGCATCCCGTCGGACCACTGGGAGTCGGTGGCCGAGAAGGGCTTCCAGCTGGTCTATGGCGCGACGGTCAACCTGTTCACCAACCGGCGCGGCGAGTACATCGGCTTCGGTCCGCAGGACAAGGAGCTGGTCGGCATCCCCGAGCCGGAGACGTTCTGCCAGCTGCCCTGGGACAAGCGGGTGGCGCGGCTGTTCTGCACCCTGTTCCGCAACCGCGAGGAGCGGCAGAACCCCGGCGCCTACCTCAGCGCCGACTGCCGCGGCAACCTGAAGCGCATCCACGACCAGTTCCAGCGCGACCACGGCGGCCTGCACATGCGTCACGGCACCGAGCCGGAGATGATGTGGCTGAAGAAGGACGAGAACGGCCGGCCCAACGGCGGCGTGACCAAGCCGCACTGCTATCACATCAACCAGTTCGAGCAGCTGCGCCCGGTCTACATGAAGGTGATCGAGTACTCCAAGGCGATGGGGCTCGACATGATCCAGGGCGACCACGAGGACGCCCCCGGCCAGCTCGAGCTCAATTTCACCTTCGACGACCCGCTGCGCACCGCCGACCGGCTGACCACCTACCGCCAGGTCTGCGCCCAGGTCGCGCGCGAGTTCAACCTGATCGCCTGCTTCATGACCAAGCCGTTCATGGGCGTGTCGGCCTCGGGCTGCCACCACAACATCTCGTTCTGGCGCGGCGGCGAGGACAAGCTGAACAGCCTGCGCAACGACCCGCTGCCGGGCATGGAAGAGGTGTTCATGTACCGCCGCGGCGGCGAGAACACCTTCATGCCCGACACCGACGACCCGCAGATGCCGGGCAAGGTCGGCCTGCAGGTGGTCGGCGGCATCGTCGCCCACCTGGCCGCGCTGACCGCGATCGGGTGCTCGACGGTGAACAGCTATCGCCGCCTGTGGGACACCGGCTTCTGGGCGCCGGTGTTCGCCGATTGGGGCTACCAGAACCGCACCACCGGCCTGCGCATTTCGGCGCCGGGCCGGTTCGAGTACCGCGCGGTCGATTCCATGGTGAACCCGCACCTGATGGCGGCGGCGATCATCAAGGCGGCCGACGACGGCATCCGCAACGACATCGACCCGGGCCCGCCGGAGGACCGCAACATCTACCAGGCGATGGAGGCTGGCAAGCAGGTGCGCCGCCTGCCGATGAGCCTGGGCGATTCGCTGGCCGCGCTGGCCAAGGACGACGTCATCAAGTCGGCGATGCCGGGCGACATGTACCGCATCTACGACGAGTACAAGCGCGACGAGTGGGAGCGCTTCATGCACACCACCACCGAATGGGACATGAACACCTATCTGGACTGCCTGCCCTGA